The window AccaaagttttttttttcctcccttAGTAATGCCCCTTCATGAGGCAGTGTAAGATGAGATAACAAAGCATCGTTTTGTTATCCTTTGGTGGCTTTTCCCAGCCAAGCCGCGTAACTCGCCAACTCGCTTCTTGGCAAAAGGGGGAATCTCGATGACctcctctttgctttttcagAGTATAGCGTGTCCTTTTCCCCCTCTATCATTCGAATCAAACACACAAAtattgaaaaaagaaaaaaaaagaaaagaaaaaaagattggtCTAGAGTCGCGCGAGATCATCATTCTTTCCGCGACAGGGGCGCCTGTAGGATCATcctgccccccccccctccacacacacacaccccATGCAAatctctctcactctctctctctttttttgccccttCTCCAGCCCGCGCGGATATTTCCTCGTTCGGAAAGGTCGGGAATCGGCTCCCCCTACCGCAAACATACAGTATACATGCACCATAGGCCGACATTTGCCAGTCAAATTGCTGCGTttcgtcttttctttttgttaaAACCCCAtgtctgctgcatctcgaaAGGATTCCCCGCTTGCCGCGAATTGGGGGACTACCCCTGTTGTTTCTTCTTGTGTTAATTCGTCCTTTGCAGCaccttgttgttgctgttgttcaAATGATACATGGCGCCTACATCCTAGCTGCATCGTTTCGTGATTCATATCTCTCACCAATAGTTCGTATGTAACTAGTGTTTCTTGAATCAAAGCAACACTGCTACTAGCAGTACGTACTTGtgtgccagcagcagcctttttttttcttctttgccatcagctATTACAAATGATGACTCAAGAATATCGAAAGGAATTAAGCTTTTAACTTTGTGATTTAAACAGATGGCGATAACACATGTGGCTTTGTTAATcagtccttttttttttgtacgGGGTTCTAAACACTAAACCACCGGAGATGGCTCCGTCGTATTTCTATTACGCAGCTCTCGTAAAaggacaagggaaaaaaaaaaaactctcgcttctcttttccaggATCAATACTCGGTAGTTGCAATACTGATACAAGTAGTAAATAACATATGACATGTTAACGCACACACAGCATGGACAAGTTTTTGGACACTCACAACCAACTGCCTACAGGAAACACCCTCAACTGCCCTCCAATCCCATTCTTTACACTGCTCTCACAACTAGGCAGTAGAACTAGGCAGTATCAAGGTATACGGGGATGCATTACTCTCACTGCATCCCCCCTCACTGAAAACCAACCCCACTTATACCTGCTATCAGTACAGTAGGGCCAACGCCTCTTCCCCCATACTATTCCATACTTGTAGATATATTTCACAACAGCCGCATGAGttacagtagcagcagcagttaGTTGTATATGTAATCAGTTCAAGTTTCCCTCCCCACCCCTTCGCCTTCGGTTACCCGCCGTTTCAAGTGCCGTCGCACGGTCCCACGGATTTTCAACGCCCAGTTCCTCTTCCTTCCCGCTTTACCCGTTCATTCAAAAAGACACAAGCGTTTGGACAACTCGACTCATTGGTAGCAAAAGGGTCAACGAAAGAGAGCGATCGACATGGGGGAAAGGAACAGTAGTCTTTTTGGTGCAACAGGCTTCGGGGGGCCCCTCGCGTAAAAAGCCGATGCAGGTATACGACGCTTGTCGCAACTTGACTTGGGGTGGTGCTACTGTACattacttgtacttgtatacATGTCTACAAAACTCCGGCGTGTTACTACAGTAGGTCGCCGTCCCCCCCCCAAAAGGAGGCAGATCGGTGTAGAGTGGGGAATCCATCGGgtataactaattataaccAATGCTACTACAGTGAGGGAGCAAGAGGGAGCTCAATAGCTCCAGACACCGTTTGGCTCTGTGTTCAGTGGCGGAGAAAATGTGAGACATGCGGCCGGGAGATGGCACCAGGAACAAGGAACAATCAACTTCATGTCAATCAAACGAGTCAGTCACTTTCGGCACAAGGGAGAAAAGGCGGAAAACAAGAGAGGCATCGTCAAAAACGTAAAAAATAATCTCCCGCGAGATTTGATTGTGTGGTTCTATATACATGAAATTCTTCCATTTCTCAGAATTTCGCCTCAGTTTCCTTAGCCCTTGGCtagataaaaagaagaacaaacgCCGTACTAATGCACTGCTCTGCATTTTTTTCTCAGAGCCTTTCCATTTCCCAAGATACCAAAATGAACACAGACTGATCCCATATAGCCACTTTGTTAGTGCCTGCCAGGGAGATACCAAACCCGTTTCATGACGCGTCCGAATGTGACAAGATAGAAGAAGTAGGATAACTTGTTTCCCGACGCCATGCAGACCCAAGCGCATAtaaacaaaaggaaaaggataaaaaaaaagatcaagccATCCCAAGGCTGCAAGCTTCCGCCAGTGTGACCTGGTAATCTCGTGTATCTTCTAATTCCCGAGTTCCACAATTAATGCGGATGCttgcgaaaaaaagaataaagaaaagaacagtCATGTTCTCATTATGCCTCTGTTTTCAGATGTTGCTTCAGACGCTCAAGGGAGCATAATGGGCCCTTTGCCGACGTCAAATCCATGGCAGCCTCTTTCGTGTCGCTTCATGTTACTCCGAACGCTGAAGGCTTTGCCGCATCCAGTGTGGGGACACTTGAATGGCTTCTCGCCTGTGTGTGAATGGCTGTGGATACGCAGGCTGCTGGGCCGGCTGAAGGCCTTGTTACAGGTTTGGCATATATATCGGTCTTGCGAGGGTGGAAATGGGATGCCGTTTGATGGGTTGAGATAGTGGTGATGTTGCCACACGTAGCCGCCAGAGGAGGTTACACTGAGAGGGCTAGGTGGCGGTGGGAACGACAGGGGTAGCGCGCGCTGATACTGGAGACCAGAAGCCGggggaggtggcggcggtagATTCTGCGCAGGATAGTAGTTGCTGGCAGGAGAGTGGACAGAGTGGGCAGAATGGGCAGATCCCATCGCCGGCGGCAAAGGTGGCTGGGCAGTGGATGTTGAGATGGCAGGCAGAGAGGCCATTCGATATCGATGTGTGTCATGGGCCTCTGCAGGGGGCGTTGTCTCGTAGTAGGTGCTAGACGGAGCGTAAGAGACGCTGTTTGACGGAGACCGCCGAGCGTCAAATGAAGCATCTGTGGACATGGGCGGTGTGGGTGGCAGTGCCCTGtgtcgagaagctggcctGCTCTCGGCCTTGGCATAGGGTCGAGGAGAGCTAGAGTATGAGCTTTCGCTCGCCATAGAGCCAGCGTCGGCGAGGCCCAAGAGGTTGGAGATTGAGGGCAGTGAACATTTCGGTTCATCCATGGGGGGGCGAAGGGGGTGATTGGTAGTATCCAGAGTGCTGTGCGCCGTAATGAGAAGGAGATATCATGGAAGTGACCAGAGCCATTGTGTGTGTAGTTGAGAGAGTGAGTAATCAGGGTCTGTGCAGCCTCGAGGCTCTGCTGTACACACGAAGTGTGTTGAGTGCTGAGCAGTTTGAGAATGGTTCGTAATGTCCTCGAGTCGAGAGTCGTCGACCGCTTCGACTGTAGAGCAGACAAATTTGGAAGTGGCTTGGAGGTTATTTGCGAGTAAGGAGGTGTGAAAGAGGTCCGTCGTAAAGATCTTCGAttcaaagagaacaagactCAGCTTTGGAACCAAGATGGGGGCTAGAGATGCTATATAAGTAACTTGAGCCGCCAGTAGAGAGACTCGAGTGTGTTTGGGTGTGGAGCGGCATATCAGATCTGTCTTCCGTCGACATTAAGTATCCCACACAACAGACTAGGAAGTGCCCCGGCGCCTTGAACCCATCGCAGATATTGGGAGTGGGCCAACCACCCTCCCCTGTTTAGAAGCTATCATCCCAAGGAAAGTCTGGGACCAAAGGCCAATAACTTGTAAGCCCGGCCGTCTAGCAAGAGGAGCGCCTGAATAATGGGAAGCGGTGCAAGCGGGCGTACTACCAAAGGGTGTGTGTGGAGAGCATTGAGGCTTTCGGAATTGAGTCTGCTGCGGGAACGTTCCAGGtcaaggggaaaagggggggagtgCGGATAGCAAGCAGGGATGCGGTTGGCGCCACAACGCGAGGGTGTCTGAGGTGGAGGCCTGGTTGGTCATCCTCCCTGACCGGGACCGCGGATAGAGATCGTAGGCGTGGGTGGTATTGCATGCTAGCACAGCAGCGGTGGCTTGACGGAGCTCCAGGGATTGTCATCAGGGATCATTGTGTGGTCAAACGTCGTGGACAGGGTGGATCAGCGTGTACGGACAAGACTGTAAACGTGAGCAGCCAGCGCTGGCCATAACCCTGATCCATACCCGAGCGCCATTCAACCTCGTTTGGCAATTCCTTCGTTTTCAGCTTCTGGATGACGAAGCAGCTCGTGCTAAAAACAGCGCCCGCTGGTTTGATTCGTGTCAACTAACTTCCGGCCTTCCACCGCGTCTCGGCGGCCATGGTCAGGTTGGACATGGCATTGCATATAGGCCTATATCTAGGTAGCTTCGTTTAGGATTGCAGTCGTCAGTGCCACGGACTCCTGGTCAAGCAAGCTGCAATAGCTGCGATACTATTCGCCGGCGTCTACAAGAAACTCGGGGCCGCTCTGAGAAACCGCCCCGCGTCGGATatcccccccccttggaGCGACCTAACACAGCTTGAGACGATCTACGACTCGCGGCAACGCGGATCATTATCCTCTGTCAATGGGTTGTCAGGTTGATCTCTTGCATTGCTTTATTGCATCCTCAGTGTGATGGTAACAAGGTGACACGCCAGGACCGAGAGGCCTGACTAGTAACGGCGCTGGGTTTGTTTAATATAACACTAGCCGTCATCGAGGCGTCACTAGAGCCAACGAAAATCTCGATCCAGTACGCTGACACGGGCTCcccaaaagcaaagcaaagaaaattgaagagaagagagcaaaatAGAGAGCAAGCGAAGCCAGGGACGAACAGCATTCCGGTCGGCCCACGGCTTCATTGTTTGATATTGCGTGAGTGCCTGATGTGGTATCACGATTGCCACGCCCTTTGACCGACTCGTGTACTCGATCCAGCCGCAGGATGCGAGGAGCGATTTCCCTTCGGTGAAGCAATCTGCGGTGGCGGTCCGAGAATGACATCGGCAAACTTTCGTATGGAACTCCTGCAGCGCGCCGGCTTCATCTagagcacagcagcatcagctaGCTTCGTTCTAGGCTCTTCCCAACTCGCTGTCCGCGCTAACACGCTCCTCAGTCAGTGCTAACTGGTGGTCTTTCAAGCGACCAGCGCCGGGCGGGCATCACCTCGTGGCGTGGCGtcctgcgctgctgctaaGTGCGCCTCGCTCTCACGGTACAGGCTAATTAATGATCGTCGTGCTAGCAGAAGCCCTGTGAGCAGCCAGTAGATTTTCATCGAGTTGCGTGATTCTCCAGCTAGGCCTGTTTGACGCAGGCGCCACTCTCTGAGACCCTTGTTCTGGCAGAGGCGTGTCATGATCTACCCAGTATCAAGGAGGGCTAATGGGGCCAGGGGGGTTAATTTGCCTTTCTGTTCCGCAGTGGAGTAGCATTTGCATATGCTTGAGCTTCTCTCGGCCGTATCCTTCCCCGACTAAAGCGTCTGGCTGACCGATGCGTCGTTGGACGATTCATGCTACACAGTCTGTCGTCATGACTACGTTCTGCCTCTCTATAGCTTTGATGCACTTCCGCCATTGTCGACCCTCAAAGGACTACAGAAGAAGATAAAAGgacgccatcttcagcccAAGCGTGGTGCAACACGGCCACAGCCTCAGTAAACTCTGTACAGGATTATACGAGTTCTGGTATATGTGTTGGTGCGTATCGGCGTACTACTGTAGCGTCCAGGAACGGCGTAGCAGCTCGTCGGCTGCAATGTTCGGCTACCAGCTAGCCAGTTAACCACTGTCAATGGCCATCGGTTTCTTAGACTTCGATGCACGCTCGCTGCTCCATACGagatatgtacatgtagactTCGACTTGAGCAAGTTGGAAAGCCATGTCATATGCCACGGTATTGCCTCAGGCCGGCCCTTCTCGAACAGTTGTCGATCGAATTTCCTGCCTGGCAGTACAAGTATAGCAGCGACATCACACCCCTTGACAAGGGGTAAGCTCTCATGGCCGTCAGTTATTACGGGTCATTCCAAATTTGCCAAGGTGCACACGTCCGCGTGGAGCAAATCTGGGTCGTTGAAATGAGATGGTAGATGTCAAGATGTTCTGGAAGGTTGAAGCCCCAGTCCAATAGCTTCTGATTGAAGCCTTTCGCTCAAGGAATCGAGACGGGGCGTCTTCATCAGCTCGTATACATATCTCATCGCGAGAAGGTGAGCTCGAAGAAATGATATGTCTCAATTCGATCCCGAAGTGATCGCCATGGTAGAATGCACTCGGTGCGTCATAGATGGCCAGCCGGCTCATACCTCCAGGCCTATTCAGCCTGGAAAGTGATTTACTCTGTAAATGAGCATCCTCCGCGCACTCGTCGATTTCTTAACATTTTTGGTATTTGGCCGAGAGGATCGAAAACTTCTTACGACCTCCGTCGTACCTGAAGCACTCCGTACTGTGCTCCTTGCTCCGCACCAACTAACTCTGCTTGGCACGCGCCGTTAGCAGGGCTGCGTTAGTGGCTATAGGAGCTATTGGCATCGCCTATTGCTGCCGGTGAAGTCGTGAAACAGTAGTAGGACACAATCCCCAAGCCTTTGATGCCTAGGAAAGGGTctgcctttgtcttctttggcaTATGTCCGCGGTAGTCCTGGCCGTATTCCGCATTGGTGAGGCCGTGGAGTTGGCATTGTCAGATCGCCTGCCTCCTTCGTCCAGTCCTCGCGCACGGCAACTGATCAACGTCGAATTTAGGCATGAGGCATCACTCCACACGATCTGCCAATGGGTGATGTGCAATTTGGCAGGGCTGGGCCAAGTGATCATCCCTATTGATGAACCAGGCCTCCGAGAACACGAAGTTTATGAAGCAGCGGCGCAAGACAGGAGCAGTTGGCAGTTGGCAGGGCAGGTTCCAGAAGATCTACCTCCATGACGAATGACGACCCCCCCTGGCTAGCTAGTGCCGGGGTAGACTTCCAGAATAGTTTAGGGGGAGCTGCCGTTGGGTGCGCTGATCAGCAACGTGCAGGAAGATCCTCCCGTCCGCCAGTATCACCCATGGACGCTATCGTTGCTGCACACCTTGGAAGCGGTTAACGCCCGAGCTCCATATAATCTAAGCATGAAGCACTTGCGGATGCCAATATCAAATGAGAGGCCGGCACAGGTGGTATCtgagctcatcaccaacaactTGGTCAGCCAGATGGCAAACAATATCGCCTGCTCGCCAAACTCGCTATATCCAGCTTAGTCTTGTGTATTTCACATGCCGACTATGCCCGAGCCTATCAAGAACAGAGGATCGCTCCGCCCAACCGACGGGAAGGCGCCGATGCTAGCTTGAGGCCAAATGAGCACTGTCCAACCTCGTGCAAAAAGTCTCCAGGATGATCCTCAGACGCAGTTGGGTGGTGTGGTGATCTGGCGAGAAATGGCGGGTGCGCTGCACGATAAGACCAGGCAAGGCTGCGATGATGGAGCGGTGGCAATCATATCATGCCGGCTAATCAGCCATCGGCCCCTGGCGGCAGCATATAGTACACGTCCTGCACTGTAGCCACGGCGACTGCTCGCAGCACTGCGACGTTCTGATTGCGCTTTGCAAGGCTTCGATTTGCTGTCTGAGATGGGGCGTCATCTGCATGCGGCATGATCCAGCATGTGACAAGAACTAGAGAGTGGTGTGCAAGCAGGCATGGATATTAATTCATCTATCCTCTGCAGTCCTAGAGATTAGAAAGAGATTAGCAGCCAGCCGAGGTAATAGGTACTGCTTGTCCGTTGGATCTCATCAACCGCTCCCTGCAAGGCGTATCAATACGACCTCCCTATGCTCCGTCAGGTAGAGGCCTTTGCTTTGGAGTCATTCTCAAACTGCACATGTGATGGCGTAGATTCCATGGTGGTTATGCGGGAGGTGGATGTCACATATTTGCGGAACTGTTGTGGCAGGGTGAAGatggaagggaaaagaaattcaagagcagcaagagcttcGCCAGCAATTTGGGAAGCCTGGAAAGTTACCTGGTACGCTACAAGTACGCGGTGTCCTAGCAGCAGATCAGCGTCCCAGGCGGTCGCGCTTATGTACCTTGCTAGGGCCTTGATACGTGTATGGCTTTAGCGGACTGCGGCCTTGTTCAGCGCGCTTACTTTACTACATGTCCGATAGCAGTTGCGCGGCATCTTGACATGAATCTCATTGATAACTTCAATCCCACTGAGAGATGCTATTTGCAGAGTATTCAGAGCTTCATTCCAGGTCTGAGCCAACGGCCAGCGGAGTGCGGCGAAACTTGCCGTACTTGTCAACTCGCCGCAAGGAGTCGGGATCGTCGCCGCATCACGGGGAGATAATAACGGTTACCGGTAAGCATCAATCCTTGCAAATATGCATGCATGGGTTTCGGCTGCTGCGACCGAAGTGCCATTAGAAATCGTCTCATCTTACTGTGCTCCGTGCATGTGCTGTAATATGTTAGTAATGGGAATACGTTTCCGGCATATAGCCAAGAAAAAATAGGACCTGGGGAGCAAGCACGCGACTAGTAATAGCTACTATTTTCTATGCGATAAAAAATAGGTAGAGTAATGCTACTGCGATTACAGTAGAATTCCCTAGAATTTCGTGCAGAGCTAATAGATATCATTTTACTACGATATCCCATTTAGGTATTTGGCGAACGTAGATCCAATTGGCCTACCATGCGCAAACGCGTTTGAAGaacagcctcttctcctggTGAGCATTGGGTAATCTCGCTGTAATTACTATATAGAGTATAAATGATGATATTGAATGTATAAGATTACAAAATATCTTCTCATTATGGCTCACGCTCGGCAACAATCAAGCCATGATGCTACTATTTTGCCGTTCTGTAAAGCTGTTACTGCCTCTCCATAGTATAAATGATCACCATATTAGTCTGAGCGTCTCATTGTCCttcaaaggccaagaaaaTCAATCATGTAGGCTTGATCAGTAGGTTAGATAATAAGACGCATATCACATGACTCGTCGGTCGCCAGACTTGGCCACCGCGATGAGTAGCCCCTGAAGTATATTCAGACTCTTCTACTAATAGTATTACCCTCGTGCGAACGGACGAAGCCATGCTCCAAAGATTCCTCACTAAATATGCCTATAGAGGGTAATTCATCTTAGTTACAAGATGAGGACCCTAAATATGAGTTATACTTGACAGCTTAGCTTCCAATATAGGGTGCGTCGATGGTTATATTCTCTGATCGGTCGTAGAAGGTGTTGCCTTGGAGGTCCAAGATGCCTATTGCTTCAAACAGTCCGAACATTCCATTGAATTTCCCGAATCGAACAAGTCCATGCCCCTTCCTCGATTGGGTATTACTTACGCGAATCTTCAACACCCACCATCCATTGCTTGGAGTATCTCTTACCGCCATCGTGAGCAGATGAACGTCAATAACCGGAAATAGAAACTACTCGATTCAGCCGTCGGAAGAGTTGCTACCGAAAGACGACCGGGTGTGGGGGCGTAAGCTTTCACGTacaagcaaaaagacaacCTGATTTTTGCCTTATTTACCAGCATCGGGTTATACCCTGCCTGCGGGTCTCTTGGCTGGGCTGAGCGACTGTCTGCGCTCACGGACATTTCCTGTACGTGTGATATTATAGGGCAGTCATTCTTGTCTGCATTGGTAAACCATGGAATCATCTCACTATCCGCCAGGATAGACCTATCTTGTGCATGTCACTGAGCAGTATTCCGTTGGCTCGGTAAGATATCAGCATGGAAACTGCCACCAATAGCGAGAACACAGATACATTCTCGTACCAAAACCGATATGTTGTACATACACAATGCCGTCTTTCGGCTCATTGCAAAAATTTGTGCCCATGAGATGAATTTGAAACAGACCCACTGGTCCATCCCTATCCCGGACTGTTCAGAAACCtgccgcagcggcaacaTTTGTTTCTTGACAGAGAGGGGCTCTCCGCCGTGTACTCTGTATATGTACTGCACGTATATAAAATTCGAttgccattttctttctcatcccTGCCCCCTCACCTGAATCCAGGCTCTCATTTCTCTATCCCAAGGCCATGGGAGCAGCTGGTGGCAGGCAAGGACAGCTAGCGGGCTGCTTCGGAGCCCTCCGTTTTGCGACTAAGATCCCTCCCCACTGTCTCGACGATCAGCCGGGATACTCCCTGCTCTATCCACGCGACGAGTGGAGAGTTTCACCAGTGGGCTCAGCAGTCCGGTGGCACGGATTGGGGGGTGGGCGTATGGCACAGCCTCCAGTCCTGCGCCGTTTGCTGTGAAGCGGCCATTCCAGCGGACTGCTTGTGGGATGAGCTAGCTTTTGTGGCTGTCGACTGTGCTTGTTAATCCGGGTTAATTCTGAGGTCGGGATACCGACAGCGAGGGAGCTTTTGGGCGCCGGCGTTTTCGCTTGATGACTGGGGGGCCGTTAGCGCTCCTTTAGTGTGTGAGCGTGTGAGCATTTCGGACGTACAAGTATGAAGACCTGTGCATCGGTGTATGGAGTAGCAAgcatacaagtacaaggCAGATTTAACTTGAATGCCAGGAGTGTCAAACCCCCCCAGACGACGCTAGCTTTGCATGCTTTCCGTATCGAAATCCATCATTCATTGAACCCACCGTTCATGGACGGAGAACACCCAGTTGGGGTAATAGCTCGATAGAGCGGGCGTTGTTTCTGCATGACAGGACAGGGTTACACGATTCGGGTGCTATCTTTGCAGTGCTTCATACTCGTACATCTACTAGAGCCCAATTTGCTTACCCCTCCATGTTATATCGAATGTCATATTAGTGCCAACCAGCGAGCATTTTGTCACCATGAAGAGACGAGTGTACGTAGAAGAGTATCAATAGTGTCGGTTTTTCTGATGACGCCGATAATATCTGTGAGTCTATATGCCGACAAAGGGACTATGAGCTATCTTTGGCGTATCAGTAGATCCATGCATCTTCTATCTTGACTTCAGTCGGCAGACAATATATCCAATGCCAAGACCGCTACCCCAAAGCATGCTTTTATAAATCTTACGGCACTTGTAAAGAACAGGGATAGACGGACATAGAGCTTTGAATAGGTATAGTAAGCGCGCAAAACATGTTCATTCTGCATTTATGATATGTGATGGTGGATGAACTCGCGCCTGTGGACTTTGCTGCCGTCATAAACGCGAGAAGCGAAGTGCATGTCCAATCTTGTAAGCATGGGTGAATAAGTTCAGTCCATCGTATGCTTTGATAAAGAATATTGTGTCTTGATTCATCTTGCTTGGAAAGGGTCAAGTAACAAGTATTCCTCTCTCATATCATGAGCAATTTCATCTCCCGGTGGAATTAAAGATTTTGATGTCCATAAGTAGCGCCTATATGTCAAGTCCGGAGTCAAGCGTTGTACAACCATGAACTGATGTTATTGAGACGCCTGGATTTGCCCATAGCTTTAGCAGCCGAATATAACCAAAGCTGTAATATTTGCTTCAATTACCACCAAAAAGGCCTACCTTAGCAGTATTCATTTTCTCCTACATTATATATACCTTGTATATGCTATTTTACTTGTGGCATCGAATGTGAGATAATATTTGAAGTCAATATAGGTAGCTACAACCGATCTCAACCATTCTTGCGACTCATTGAGAACTTGTTTAAGCTCTGGCTTGTTTGCTTTATACACGGCATCTTATTTGTCATACACCGGATACAACTACAGGCCTCAACCgcaaacaaaaataaaagcgAAATGTAGCAGTGTGAATAAAGAATTAAATTGATGCTTCTAGCAAATAGTTACCGCCCAGCCACACTGGCATATGTCAAAGTCCTCAGGCATGGTAATCGTGAGACTCAGAGAAAACATGAGAATGTCATTCCCATTGCTCGCTGCATGATCCGCGCAATGCATATTCAACTAAAAATTGATTCTCTTGTTATTATCATTGTAAATGATCTCTACAGTTCTGCAGAGAAGTAAGACTTgtaggaaaagaaaagttggCGGTGATTTCACTAGACTTGTTTCTTTGTGCGGCGGTACAACACACACACGAGCATCATCACTAGTAACAAATACGTATCTGATCTGGATAGTCTAATTAGCGTACATGGCCCCGGTCAATACTCTTTGGAATTAAAATGACTCTTTTCTGTTGCCTCGCGAGACTTCAATTATACCTGAATGGAAGAGACAGCAAAGACTACAGGGTTGGTAGAGCGCAGGGTTAGTCTGCCCAAGTACACTAGTGTTTTGATGGGGAAAACTGCCAAGTTGCAAATCAATGGATCTAGTCTCCATGATCTGGGCTGGGCTTCCGGATTTTCGGTTTCCCGAGGTGAGTGAAGGGGGACATCAGATTGGCCTACATAGGGCCGTTTATTTAATCCTGGCTAAGCTAGGCCAAGGACCGCACGCTTGAACGAATGCGTA is drawn from Trichoderma atroviride chromosome 7, complete sequence and contains these coding sequences:
- a CDS encoding uncharacterized protein (EggNog:ENOG41); translated protein: MDEPKCSLPSISNLLGLADAGSMASESSYSSSPRPYAKAESRPASRHRALPPTPPMSTDASFDARRSPSNSVSYAPSSTYYETTPPAEAHDTHRYRMASLPAISTSTAQPPLPPAMGSAHSAHSVHSPASNYYPAQNLPPPPPPASGLQYQRALPLSFPPPPSPLSVTSSGGYVWQHHHYLNPSNGIPFPPSQDRYICQTCNKAFSRPSSLRIHSHSHTGEKPFKCPHTGCGKAFSVRSNMKRHERGCHGFDVGKGPIMLP